In Malania oleifera isolate guangnan ecotype guangnan chromosome 8, ASM2987363v1, whole genome shotgun sequence, a single window of DNA contains:
- the LOC131161344 gene encoding cytochrome P450 81Q32-like, with product MESFFLYFLLFLALYLFTNHAVRKIQNLPPSPFLFFPMIGHLYLVKKPLHRCLSKISARYGPVIHLRFGSRPVLVVSSSAAAEECLTKNDIVLANRPRLLAGKIMGYNYTTLNWAPYGDHWRNLRRISSLEILSNHRLHVLSDVRSGEVRSLLRRLAGASGRPVEMKEAFFEMILNVMMMMIAGKRYYGKDARDAEEARAFREIVEETFRLLGATNMEDYLPAIRWLGFRSEEKRMVKLVEKRDRFMQSLIEEHKVRMKSTTADNSEGERKKTMLEVLLSLQKTDPEYYDDRIIIGLMLVMLVAGTDTSTATMEWAMSLLLNNPHVLKKAQAEIDELIGCDRLIEESDLAKLPYLHCIILETMRMYPAGPLLVPHESSENCTVGGYHVPSGTMLFVNLWAIQNDPKIWDEPRKFKPERFEGMEGNREWFKLMPFGSGRRSCPGEGLATRVVGLTLGSLIQSFDWERVSEDMVDMTEGTALTLPKAQPLMAKCLTRPTMMNVLSQV from the exons ATGGAATCCTTCTTTTTGTATTTTCTGCTCTTCTTGGCTCTCTATCTGTTCACCAATCACGCTGTCCGCAAGATCCAAAACCTCCCGCCCAGCCCTTTCCTCTTCTTCCCCATGATCGGCCACCTCTACCTCGTCAAGAAGCCCCTCCACCGCTGCCTTTCCAAAATCTCCGCCCGCTACGGCCCCGTCATCCATCTCCGCTTCGGCTCCCGCCCCGTTCTCGTCGTCTCCTCCTCCGCCGCTGCCGAGGAATGCCTCACCAAGAACGACATCGTCCTCGCCAACCGCCCCCGCCTCCTCGCCGGCAAAATCATGGGTTACAACTACACCACCCTCAACTGGGCCCCTTACGGCGACCACTGGCGCAACCTCCGCCGCATCTCCTCTCTCGAAATCCTCTCCAACCACCGCCTCCACGTCCTCTCCGACGTCCGCTCCGGCGAGGTTCGCTCTCTCCTCCGCCGGCTCGCCGGGGCGTCGGGCCGGCCCGTGGAGATGAAGGAGGCGTTCTTCGAGATGATCCTGAacgtgatgatgatgatgatagcaGGGAAGCGGTACTACGGCAAGGACGCGAGGGACGCGGAGGAGGCAAGGGCGTTTAGGGAGATCGTGGAGGAGACTTTCCGGCTGTTGGGGGCGACGAACATGGAGGACTACCTGCCGGCGATCAGGTGGTTGGGGTTCAGATCGGAGGAGAAGAGGATGGTGAAGCTGGTGGAGAAGAGGGATAGGTTTATGCAGAGCTTGATCGAAGAGCACAAGGTGAGGATGAAGAGTACTACTGCGGACAATTCTGAAGGAGAGAGGAAGAAGACGATGCTGGAGGTTCTGTTGTCGCTGCAAAAGACAGATCCGGAGTACTATGACGACCGGATCATCATAGGCCTCATGCTG GTGATGTTGGTAGCTGGAACTGATACTTCAACGGCAACAATGGAGTGGGCCATGTCTCTTTTGTTGAACAATCCTCATGTCCTTAAGAAGGCACAAGCAGaaattgatgaactaattggatgtGATCGTCTGATTGAAGAGTCAGATTTGGCTAAACTTCCTTATCTACACTGCATTATACTCGAAACTATGCGAATGTACCCTGCAGGACCTCTGTTAGTGCCTCACGAATCATCAGAAAACTGCACCGTAGGAGGTTATCATGTCCCGAGTGGGACAATGCTATTCGTCAATCTGTGGGCCATACAAAATGATCCGAAGATTTGGGATGAGCCTAGGAAATTCAAGCCAGAGAGGTTTGAAGGGATGGAAGGCAATCGAGAATGGTTCAAGCTAATGCCTTTTGGTTCAGGACGACGGAGTTGTCCCGGTGAGGGTTTGGCCACTCGTGTGGTTGGGCTCACTTTAGGGTCACTGATCCAAAGTTTTGACTGGGAAAGAGTCAGCGAAGACATGGTGGACATGACCGAAGGAACCGCGCTCACGTTGCCCAAGGCTCAGCCATTGATGGCTAAATGCTTAACTCGACCGACCATGATGAATGTTCTCTCTCAAGTTTGA